The proteins below come from a single Miscanthus floridulus cultivar M001 chromosome 1, ASM1932011v1, whole genome shotgun sequence genomic window:
- the LOC136483257 gene encoding large ribosomal subunit protein uL16, with amino-acid sequence MGRRPARCYRQIKNKPYPKSRYCRGVPDPKIRIYDVGMKRKGVDEFPYCVHLVSWEKENVSSEALEAARIACNKYMTKSAGKDAFHLRVRVHPFHVLRINKMLSCAGADRLQTGMRGAFGKPQGTCARVDIGQVLLSVRCKDNNAAHASEALRRAKFKFPGRQKIIESRKWGFTKFSRADYLKYKSEGRIVPDGVNAKLLGNHGRLEKRAPGQAFLEAVA; translated from the exons ATGGGCAGAA GGCCTGCGAGATGCTATCGCCAGATCAAGAACAAGCCATACCCCAAGTCCAGGTACTGCCGTGGTGTCCCTGACCCCAAGATCAGGATCTACGATGTTGGGATGAAGAGGAAGGGTGTGGATGAGTTCCCCTACTGTGTGCACCTTGTCTCTTGGGAGAAGGAGAATGTTTCAAGTGAGGCTCTTGAGGCTGCCCGTATAGCCTGCAACAAGTACATGACCAAGTCTGCAGGAAAGGATGCCTTCCACCTTAGGGTCCGGGTTCACCCATTCCATGTCCTTCGTATTAACAAGATGCTTTCGTGTGCCGGGGCTGATAGGCTCCAGACTGGAATGAGGGGTGCCTTTGGCAAGCCTCAGGGTACCTGTGCTAGGGTGGACATTGGTCAGGTCCTCCTTTCTGTGCGCTGCAAGGACAACAATGCTGCCCATGCCAGTGAAGCTCTGCGTCGCGCCAAGTTCAAGTTCCCTGGCCGCCAAAAGATCATTGAGAGCAGAAAGTG GGGCTTCACCAAGTTCAGCCGGGCTGACTACCTGAAGTACAAGAGTGAGGGTAGAATTGTTCCTGATGGTGTCAACGCAAAG CTGCTCGGTAACCACGGCAGACTTGAGAAGCGTGCTCCTGGGCAAGCTTTCCTCGAGGCCGTTGCTTAA